From a single Ignavibacteria bacterium genomic region:
- the trxA gene encoding thioredoxin: MKPVTITDQNFNDEVTNSNIPVLIDFWAVWCGPCRAIAPVVEQLAGEYDGKIKIGKLDVDENPETAVKFGVRSIPTLLLFKNGQVVDTIIGAVQKQVIVQKITPYI; this comes from the coding sequence ATGAAACCGGTAACAATAACCGACCAGAATTTTAATGACGAAGTAACCAATTCAAACATCCCTGTTCTTATCGATTTTTGGGCTGTATGGTGCGGACCTTGCCGTGCTATTGCACCTGTTGTGGAACAGCTCGCCGGCGAATATGACGGAAAGATTAAGATAGGCAAGTTGGATGTGGATGAGAACCCTGAAACTGCAGTAAAGTTTGGGGTTAGAAGCATTCCGACTTTGTTGCTCTTTAAGAACGGACAAGTGGTTGACACAATAATCGGGGCTGTTCAGAAACAAGTGATAGTACAAAAAATAACCCCGTACATCTAA
- a CDS encoding PorV/PorQ family protein, with protein sequence MKRYLSLLLILAFVLPSYAGDISRKGTTGADQLLIPVGARGIATGGAFVSSVTGMESIFYNPAGLDVDRKTEAMFSYMSYIADINISYFAAGTSLGDFGSIALSFKSMNFGDIPVTTINTPDGDGTTYSPGFLVAGLTYSKIITDRVSIGVNAKVISETIMNTNATGFALDFGVQYRFDKNLTIGAAVKNIGTNMQYSGQDLQFKTNVPGAIPGSTGGNYQAVTEPYQIPSFFELSLAYKFDFDKDNKLMLGGTFVNNNAFEDQFKLGLEYGFQDMFFVRGGYALQTANNQDNIFGVNLGAGVNYKLTDEIGVVVDYAFRQVKEFPNPNHIVTVKLSFK encoded by the coding sequence ATGAAAAGATACTTATCATTGCTGCTAATACTCGCCTTCGTACTGCCAAGCTATGCAGGTGATATATCCCGCAAGGGTACAACCGGTGCAGACCAGTTGCTTATACCTGTTGGAGCACGCGGCATAGCTACAGGAGGCGCGTTCGTATCCAGTGTTACCGGTATGGAATCTATATTCTATAATCCTGCCGGGTTGGATGTTGACAGGAAAACCGAAGCGATGTTCAGCTATATGTCTTATATAGCAGACATCAATATTTCCTACTTCGCTGCGGGAACCAGCCTTGGAGATTTCGGTTCAATAGCTTTATCATTCAAATCGATGAATTTCGGTGATATACCGGTGACAACCATAAACACACCGGATGGAGATGGAACAACCTATTCACCAGGCTTTCTGGTTGCAGGTTTGACCTACTCGAAAATTATCACTGACAGAGTATCCATCGGCGTCAATGCCAAGGTAATCTCTGAAACAATCATGAACACCAATGCTACAGGATTTGCTCTCGATTTTGGTGTTCAGTACAGATTTGACAAGAACCTTACCATAGGTGCTGCGGTTAAGAATATCGGAACCAATATGCAGTATTCAGGTCAGGATCTTCAATTCAAGACAAATGTACCGGGAGCGATTCCTGGATCAACCGGTGGCAACTACCAGGCTGTCACTGAACCTTACCAGATACCGAGCTTCTTTGAACTCAGTCTTGCTTACAAGTTTGACTTTGACAAAGATAACAAACTCATGCTGGGTGGTACATTTGTAAACAATAACGCTTTCGAAGACCAGTTTAAGTTGGGTCTCGAGTATGGATTCCAGGATATGTTCTTTGTTAGAGGCGGTTATGCATTGCAGACAGCCAACAATCAGGACAACATATTCGGTGTCAATCTCGGAGCCGGTGTCAACTACAAACTAACCGACGAAATCGGAGTTGTTGTAGATTATGCTTTCCGTCAGGTTAAAGAGTTCCCAAATCCAAACCACATAGTTACGGTAAAGTTATCGTTTAAGTAA
- a CDS encoding glycosyltransferase family 9 protein translates to MTNAKYLVVQTAFPGDSILTLPFIQELRRLDPEGQIDIVCSPVCQEIFEVSPSVSNVIPFDKRGEYKGFRGLAKFAARLKETGYSAIYSLHRSFRTTILVTLAGGDESIGFNTASFSFLYDKKIPYVFSDHEVKRNLNMIMDYPGDKWKIYPELAVSEEQRQKVMGFIEATGSGKIILISPGSVWETKRYPSKSYAEIASGLSAAGYKIIISGSSSEKDTGEEIRRIAGDQIINSCGIFSMAETVELMSHSELVITNDSAPTHFAMAAGAPVLTIYCSTVPEFGFYGYSDKSHHLSSDVSCKPCGIHGHKKCPAGHFECGTKIKAYEVIRKVKEILDDRT, encoded by the coding sequence TTGACTAATGCAAAGTATCTTGTAGTGCAGACTGCCTTCCCGGGCGATTCGATTCTGACCCTTCCTTTTATTCAGGAGCTTAGACGATTGGACCCTGAAGGGCAGATTGATATTGTCTGTTCGCCAGTTTGTCAGGAGATATTTGAGGTATCACCATCAGTTTCCAATGTAATTCCCTTTGACAAACGGGGAGAGTACAAAGGTTTCAGGGGACTGGCGAAATTTGCAGCCAGACTCAAAGAAACCGGCTACTCTGCAATCTATTCACTTCACCGATCATTCCGGACGACAATTCTAGTCACACTTGCCGGCGGTGATGAGTCGATTGGTTTCAATACTGCGTCCTTCTCTTTCCTGTACGATAAAAAAATTCCGTATGTATTTAGTGATCATGAGGTAAAAAGGAACCTGAATATGATCATGGATTATCCCGGTGACAAATGGAAAATATATCCTGAACTCGCTGTGAGTGAAGAGCAGAGGCAAAAAGTCATGGGATTTATTGAAGCAACAGGGAGTGGGAAAATAATTTTGATTTCGCCGGGTAGTGTCTGGGAGACAAAGAGATATCCATCGAAAAGCTACGCCGAAATTGCATCCGGGCTATCTGCTGCAGGTTATAAAATTATCATCTCGGGAAGCAGCAGTGAGAAGGATACAGGAGAAGAGATACGAAGGATTGCCGGAGATCAAATAATAAACAGTTGCGGAATTTTTTCAATGGCGGAGACTGTTGAACTGATGAGTCATTCTGAACTTGTAATAACGAATGACAGTGCACCTACTCATTTCGCCATGGCAGCCGGTGCCCCGGTTCTCACAATCTACTGCTCTACTGTACCTGAATTCGGATTCTACGGCTACTCGGATAAAAGTCACCACTTATCCTCTGATGTGAGCTGCAAACCGTGCGGTATTCACGGACATAAAAAGTGTCCCGCGGGGCATTTTGAGTGCGGAACAAAAATTAAAGCGTATGAAGTCATACGAAAAGTAAAGGAAATACTTGATGACCGAACATAA
- a CDS encoding lysophospholipid acyltransferase family protein, producing MQNLLEYILFSLFSKIFCLAGFKRAYLFAPFLTFIFHDLLKLRLKVVLKNLEIAFPEMTPEERKILAKKCYISSAKTFIEIMTIPAMKYEEIKDYFGDQPVKFVQDFHARGKGVILMTAHYGNWEVAALGFSRKMGIRFAALAQPQRNDYVTRWMEKQRTKWGNHIYKTGNAAMTLFRALKNGEIIAVVGDQRGPEDGIRVPFFGRQSAVNEGIAVLALKTGAPIIFSITIRQSDNTYVTEVCEVSMENLPEGKQEKIVEISRRHTAILEEYIRKYPEQWFWMHNRWKY from the coding sequence TTGCAAAACCTTTTAGAATATATCCTTTTTTCTTTATTTAGCAAGATATTCTGTCTCGCAGGATTTAAAAGGGCGTACTTGTTTGCGCCCTTTCTTACATTTATATTCCACGACCTCCTCAAACTTCGTCTAAAAGTTGTCCTTAAGAATCTGGAAATAGCCTTCCCTGAGATGACACCGGAGGAACGAAAAATTCTCGCAAAAAAGTGCTATATAAGCAGTGCGAAGACATTTATCGAAATCATGACAATACCTGCGATGAAATACGAGGAAATAAAGGATTATTTCGGAGACCAGCCGGTTAAATTCGTTCAGGACTTCCACGCAAGAGGGAAGGGAGTGATTCTGATGACCGCTCACTATGGCAACTGGGAAGTGGCTGCGCTTGGTTTTTCGAGAAAAATGGGAATCCGGTTTGCAGCCCTGGCACAGCCTCAGCGGAATGATTATGTAACGAGATGGATGGAAAAACAGAGAACCAAGTGGGGGAATCACATCTACAAGACCGGAAATGCTGCTATGACATTATTCAGAGCATTGAAGAACGGAGAAATAATCGCCGTGGTTGGCGATCAAAGGGGTCCGGAGGATGGTATCAGAGTCCCCTTTTTTGGGAGACAATCTGCCGTAAACGAAGGCATTGCTGTACTTGCGCTTAAAACAGGTGCACCAATAATATTTTCCATAACCATACGACAGAGTGACAACACTTATGTAACGGAAGTATGTGAAGTTTCCATGGAAAACCTGCCCGAGGGGAAACAGGAAAAAATTGTCGAGATCAGCAGGCGGCATACGGCTATTCTCGAAGAGTACATCAGAAAATATCCGGAACAATGGTTTTGGATGCATAACAGGTGGAAATATTGA
- a CDS encoding TonB-dependent receptor, producing MKILKELFLGLLLVSLFSVTGLAQSGVGKLTGKVVDSKSREAIIGANVKILGTRLGAASDINGMYFVLNINPGTYSVEVSYVGYGTKTFQGIRIVAGITEELNVELSSGVTLDEVVIVDKKFFEEKSTNTTKVYDAEEIQKLPVKGVENIAGLNAGVVMTEGSGGASGNATLNVRGGRGGEVLYIVDGVPQNDLYSGVNYSQVSNAAIEQISFQIGGYEAKYGQAQSGIVNVTTKSGNPFYTFFGDVLTSSFTDKYGYNLYTATLGGPYIPGNGDHTFFLSAERGWFLDQDPSAIALEVPSVGMNSATRPNSSASVWRFTGRTTHRLSESWTVRVGANINFREFNAYTHSYIKSNAEHNPLVKRENYSLSARISQNVSKNAFWNLNVGYKLYKNEQGDGVWFNNLEAYGDSIANAARGVTLPFNGGRVNFDEYGIFSKYGRVNNGYFLNNNSALTADFDFTAQMGKHLLEAGGGFNYTTIRLYSIGPVGLASDNLKGLSDQERYRRLQPTAIGYDFTGKTLTSKGDANEPKLPMLAYAYLQDRFELSDMVLNVGIRFDYFDTKADILRDPLYPYIFGDPNNFDAADFVSKEAEIYFSPRIGLGFPVSANTVFHAQYGKFIQQPSLDQIYTTYQDLGSLVTDNNLGVNNGHVKSEITTQYEIGFRHVVSDIAAVNLTAFYKNTEGLVNSATVFFRRSEGGELLRYITPTNTDFGTIKGLALSLDVSRISYFSFSLNYTYSIAEGTGSSTGSSFTAAFRNNNGEIPKVIAPLDFDQRHTGVVNIDFFVPQGQLGFLENLAANLLLRFNSGRPYTPLESQNLLAGATNYGDTKGYVNSAYGPGNFRVDFKLEKAFRISNFILTPYLWIENLLDSDNPVSVYQSSGDPYTTGWINTLEGQRTAASTPNPAIYKSDYRAFERNPGNFGIPRLIKLGFKVNFTSQSGK from the coding sequence ATGAAGATTTTGAAAGAACTCTTTTTAGGACTTCTGTTAGTTTCGCTCTTCTCGGTAACCGGCTTGGCGCAATCCGGTGTCGGAAAACTTACCGGGAAGGTAGTTGATTCCAAATCAAGAGAAGCTATCATCGGAGCAAATGTTAAAATTTTAGGTACCAGACTTGGTGCCGCATCAGACATTAACGGTATGTACTTCGTGTTGAATATCAACCCGGGAACATACAGTGTCGAAGTTTCATATGTTGGTTACGGAACAAAAACATTCCAAGGAATAAGAATTGTTGCCGGTATCACAGAGGAACTTAATGTTGAACTTTCTTCAGGTGTCACACTTGACGAAGTGGTAATTGTTGACAAGAAATTCTTTGAAGAGAAGTCGACAAACACCACTAAAGTCTATGATGCTGAAGAAATTCAGAAATTGCCTGTAAAAGGTGTTGAGAATATCGCCGGATTGAACGCCGGTGTTGTAATGACTGAAGGCTCCGGTGGAGCATCAGGAAATGCCACCCTTAATGTCAGAGGTGGTAGAGGCGGAGAAGTTCTCTATATCGTTGACGGTGTACCTCAGAACGACCTTTATTCAGGAGTTAACTATTCACAAGTAAGTAACGCCGCTATCGAGCAGATTTCGTTCCAAATTGGTGGATATGAAGCCAAATATGGACAGGCTCAGTCCGGTATCGTGAATGTTACTACGAAATCAGGTAATCCGTTCTACACTTTCTTTGGTGATGTTCTGACATCGTCATTTACAGATAAGTATGGATATAACCTTTATACTGCCACCCTCGGTGGTCCATACATTCCCGGAAACGGCGACCATACCTTCTTCCTCTCTGCAGAAAGAGGCTGGTTCCTCGATCAGGATCCGAGCGCGATCGCACTTGAAGTTCCTTCAGTTGGTATGAACTCGGCAACCCGTCCAAATTCCAGTGCAAGTGTATGGAGATTTACAGGAAGAACCACTCACAGGTTGAGTGAATCCTGGACAGTCCGTGTTGGAGCAAACATTAACTTCAGAGAATTTAATGCTTACACACATTCTTACATAAAAAGTAATGCTGAGCACAATCCACTGGTAAAAAGAGAGAACTACTCACTTTCTGCCCGTATTTCTCAGAATGTAAGCAAGAACGCTTTCTGGAACCTGAATGTTGGCTACAAACTGTATAAAAACGAACAAGGTGATGGCGTTTGGTTTAACAACCTTGAAGCCTATGGTGACAGTATCGCCAATGCTGCAAGAGGAGTTACGCTTCCATTTAACGGTGGCAGAGTTAACTTCGATGAATATGGTATTTTCTCAAAGTACGGCAGAGTTAACAACGGTTACTTCCTGAACAACAACTCAGCTTTAACCGCTGATTTCGACTTCACCGCACAGATGGGTAAACACCTTCTTGAAGCAGGTGGTGGTTTTAACTATACAACCATCAGACTTTATTCAATTGGACCCGTTGGTCTGGCTTCAGACAATCTTAAAGGTCTTTCAGATCAGGAAAGATACAGAAGACTTCAACCAACAGCAATTGGATATGACTTCACAGGAAAAACCCTTACTTCAAAGGGCGATGCCAACGAGCCAAAACTTCCTATGCTTGCATATGCATACTTACAGGACAGATTTGAGCTTTCTGACATGGTACTTAATGTTGGTATCAGATTCGATTATTTCGATACAAAAGCCGACATCTTAAGAGACCCGCTCTATCCTTATATTTTTGGTGATCCGAATAATTTCGATGCTGCTGACTTTGTGTCAAAAGAAGCTGAGATCTATTTCTCACCAAGAATCGGGTTGGGCTTCCCTGTTAGTGCTAATACAGTATTCCATGCCCAGTATGGTAAATTCATACAGCAACCTTCACTCGATCAGATTTACACAACTTATCAGGACCTCGGTTCCCTTGTTACTGATAACAATCTTGGTGTAAACAATGGTCATGTAAAGAGCGAAATTACCACCCAGTATGAAATTGGTTTCCGTCATGTTGTCAGTGATATTGCTGCAGTTAACCTGACTGCGTTCTACAAAAACACTGAAGGACTTGTAAACTCAGCAACCGTGTTCTTCAGAAGATCTGAAGGTGGCGAATTGTTGAGATACATTACCCCAACAAACACAGATTTTGGAACCATAAAAGGTCTTGCACTTTCACTTGATGTTTCAAGAATCAGCTACTTCTCATTCTCGTTGAACTATACCTACTCTATCGCAGAAGGTACTGGATCATCAACGGGATCATCATTCACTGCTGCTTTCAGAAACAACAATGGTGAAATTCCAAAAGTAATTGCCCCTCTCGATTTCGATCAGAGACACACCGGTGTTGTTAACATCGATTTCTTTGTTCCACAGGGTCAGCTTGGCTTCCTCGAGAATCTTGCAGCAAATCTTTTGCTCAGATTCAACAGCGGAAGACCGTATACCCCGCTCGAGTCACAGAACCTTCTTGCCGGTGCAACAAACTATGGCGATACCAAAGGTTATGTAAACTCAGCTTACGGTCCCGGCAACTTCAGAGTGGATTTCAAACTTGAAAAAGCTTTCAGAATAAGCAATTTCATCTTGACTCCTTACCTCTGGATTGAGAACCTGTTGGATTCAGACAACCCTGTTTCAGTTTATCAGTCTTCAGGCGATCCTTATACTACCGGTTGGATCAATACCCTCGAAGGTCAGAGAACTGCAGCATCGACTCCAAATCCGGCAATCTACAAATCAGATTACCGTGCATTTGAAAGAAATCCTGGCAACTTCGGTATTCCAAGACTCATAAAGCTTGGTTTCAAAGTTAACTTTACAAGTCAATCCGGTAAATAA
- a CDS encoding GWxTD domain-containing protein has protein sequence MKKTVVLVLFFSLFALAQKKPLFDLDYARFAGDDTSAIVEVYYSFYQNAFTPFQKENKNFIQGSIGIFIEDIKTSQASFKREYNFTSPVYDSIKNNLTGVLRFKLRHGEYRFAFSVKDLMTEGRNDTAKFNIQLKDIGKTKFNVSDIEVATRIEKSDNDSSTFYKNTFEVVPNVSTVFGENLPVIFYYVELYNLNKETDPELLILERVLTNDKNEEVSRKRRYIPRKNASIVEANTVNISKLPTGSYNLTIALFDSLSNEIAMASKKLYVFNSKVVDTVATKYSDNEFLSSEFATMSEEEIEEAFGQAKYIISKVEEKQWDQLKELEGKRNFMFTFWRNRDSDPTTAVNEFKREYYKRIEYANQAYSSFQRKGWQTDRGRVHIVYGRPSEVNRYPSQLDTKPYEIWNYDDVEGGVEFVFGDISGFGDYKLLHSTKRGELRDDNWQNRIKTL, from the coding sequence GTGAAAAAGACAGTCGTTCTGGTATTGTTTTTCAGTTTATTCGCACTTGCCCAAAAGAAGCCCCTTTTCGATCTTGATTATGCCCGTTTTGCGGGTGATGACACTTCGGCAATAGTTGAAGTTTATTACAGTTTCTATCAAAATGCTTTTACCCCCTTTCAAAAGGAAAATAAAAATTTTATTCAAGGTTCAATAGGCATATTTATAGAGGATATAAAAACCAGCCAAGCCAGTTTCAAAAGGGAATATAATTTCACTTCCCCCGTTTACGATTCAATAAAGAATAATTTAACAGGTGTTCTTAGATTCAAATTGCGGCACGGGGAGTACAGATTTGCTTTCTCGGTAAAAGATTTGATGACTGAAGGAAGGAATGATACAGCAAAATTCAATATTCAGTTGAAGGATATTGGGAAAACGAAATTTAATGTAAGTGACATTGAAGTGGCTACAAGAATCGAAAAATCAGATAACGATTCATCCACTTTCTATAAAAACACCTTTGAAGTTGTACCAAATGTTTCCACAGTGTTTGGCGAAAATCTTCCTGTGATTTTTTATTATGTCGAATTGTACAATTTAAATAAAGAGACTGATCCCGAACTTCTAATACTGGAGCGGGTTCTTACAAACGACAAGAATGAGGAAGTAAGCCGTAAGAGGAGATACATCCCCAGAAAAAATGCTTCGATAGTCGAAGCAAACACTGTGAATATCTCAAAACTCCCCACCGGATCATACAATCTGACAATTGCCCTGTTTGATTCACTCTCAAATGAAATTGCAATGGCATCGAAGAAATTGTATGTTTTCAATTCCAAAGTAGTGGATACGGTTGCGACGAAATACTCCGATAACGAGTTTCTTTCTTCTGAATTTGCCACCATGAGTGAAGAAGAGATAGAAGAGGCATTTGGTCAGGCAAAGTATATCATTTCCAAAGTTGAAGAAAAACAGTGGGACCAGCTTAAAGAGCTCGAAGGTAAAAGGAATTTTATGTTTACTTTTTGGAGAAACAGAGATTCCGACCCCACTACAGCAGTTAATGAGTTTAAAAGAGAATATTACAAAAGAATAGAGTATGCTAATCAGGCGTATTCATCTTTCCAGAGAAAAGGCTGGCAGACCGATCGTGGCAGAGTTCACATTGTATATGGCAGACCAAGCGAAGTTAACCGTTATCCGTCGCAACTTGACACAAAACCTTATGAGATATGGAATTACGATGATGTCGAAGGTGGTGTTGAATTTGTATTTGGAGATATCTCCGGATTTGGCGACTACAAGCTCCTTCACTCCACAAAACGGGGCGAGTTACGGGATGATAACTGGCAGAACAGAATAAAGACATTGTAA
- a CDS encoding SDR family oxidoreductase, producing MSNGSTGKYYALILGASSGFGGATAIRLAADGYNIIGVHLDRAVNMPLVNGIIDKIKSYGVEAKFFNMNAADEKKRQEIIESLLSEETHPKIKVVMHSLAFGTLLPFVPTDGGKYITKAQMEMTLDVMAHSLVYWVQDLFQAGLLSEGGRIFGMTSSGGHAIIPSYGAVSAAKASLESHIRQLASELGQFGITANSIMAGVTDTPALRKIPGSVPMLEVARRKNPGGRLTTPEDVADIISLLCKHEARWVSGGVINVDGGEDIVSYVGQNSETI from the coding sequence ATGAGTAATGGATCCACCGGCAAGTATTATGCGCTGATCTTAGGAGCCTCGTCAGGTTTTGGCGGAGCAACAGCCATAAGGCTTGCAGCAGACGGATACAACATCATTGGAGTGCATTTAGACAGGGCGGTCAATATGCCTCTCGTGAACGGGATCATTGATAAAATAAAGAGCTATGGTGTTGAAGCCAAATTCTTCAACATGAACGCAGCAGATGAGAAGAAAAGACAGGAAATTATTGAAAGTCTTCTCTCTGAAGAGACCCACCCAAAAATAAAAGTTGTGATGCATTCGCTGGCATTCGGGACACTGTTGCCATTTGTTCCGACAGACGGCGGGAAGTATATTACAAAAGCACAAATGGAAATGACACTCGATGTCATGGCACATTCCCTTGTTTACTGGGTCCAGGATCTGTTTCAGGCAGGTTTATTATCGGAAGGAGGAAGAATCTTTGGAATGACCAGCTCCGGCGGTCATGCAATAATTCCTTCATACGGAGCTGTATCTGCAGCAAAAGCATCTTTGGAATCGCATATCCGGCAACTCGCAAGTGAACTCGGACAATTTGGTATCACTGCCAATTCAATTATGGCAGGTGTTACTGACACCCCGGCGCTCAGGAAGATTCCGGGAAGTGTACCTATGCTTGAAGTGGCGAGAAGGAAGAATCCCGGTGGCAGACTGACAACCCCTGAAGATGTGGCTGACATTATTTCTCTACTCTGTAAACACGAAGCCCGTTGGGTTAGTGGCGGCGTTATTAATGTTGACGGTGGTGAAGACATAGTGAGTTATGTAGGTCAGAATAGCGAAACCATTTAA
- a CDS encoding threonylcarbamoyl-AMP synthase gives MTEHKNTLKLNIDDKLNDSIQKAIHIYFEGGVFIYPTDTIYGFGANPFNTDALQKVTVIKRRSISKKFILLASDIEMVLKHVELADESHADFLLSLWPNPVSVVLKLNPYYKNIMGDTTVAFRIPNHNFCRKLTSELKMPLVSTSVNRSDETAMNDFSQISQEFSHEVDAIFYSEKPPLNIASTVIDLTEKNPVLIRGGMIGFDDILQKFNEV, from the coding sequence ATGACCGAACATAAAAACACCTTAAAACTTAATATTGACGATAAATTAAATGACTCTATACAGAAGGCAATCCACATCTACTTTGAAGGCGGCGTTTTCATCTACCCGACAGATACAATTTACGGATTTGGGGCGAATCCCTTCAATACAGACGCGCTTCAAAAAGTAACAGTAATCAAGAGACGCAGCATTTCTAAAAAGTTCATCCTGCTTGCGAGTGACATAGAAATGGTGCTGAAACATGTTGAACTCGCTGATGAATCGCACGCAGATTTTCTTCTCTCTCTATGGCCCAACCCTGTATCAGTGGTTTTGAAGTTAAATCCCTATTACAAAAACATTATGGGTGATACCACCGTTGCATTCAGGATACCAAACCACAACTTTTGCAGAAAACTGACCTCCGAACTGAAAATGCCACTCGTATCAACCAGTGTTAACCGGAGTGATGAGACCGCGATGAATGATTTTTCGCAGATTTCACAGGAGTTCAGTCACGAAGTGGATGCAATTTTTTACAGTGAAAAACCACCTTTAAACATAGCCTCTACAGTGATTGATCTCACTGAAAAAAATCCTGTGCTTATAAGGGGAGGCATGATTGGTTTTGATGACATACTCCAAAAATTTAATGAAGTGTAA
- a CDS encoding T9SS type A sorting domain-containing protein — protein MLKRTLFLLASVTLVMSLQAQNKSEYSKHAPVKVEPAVETTASVPLTGGVPTWGPSALNWVAVDTMGNTFGPAIGALNPMAFDPWSGAIMLVHRGRATYGTTSQLFYNYSTDGANWTRVTPAINSSVTQAARYPSMTFNNPTKGSALTDCLVAFSWPQLNPSAFGDVGAGADESVGAGSTVAILEVGVGRTFSSQVPTFASDNAPLVLWASDNQVDAALKLWKTADFQAVDTLTPPSWESAAFEEGGSVTLGGASNNGVLYYGVLGTLPLQTPITSGWVPAYSKSTDNGATWSTFKIADFRNIPALARYDRVYDYKKGDAFVSYQGDMNVDKNGFVHFLIQVTDTTVDNNSGLNSVVEIFETANGWDGKVVFEGIGDSSYTKLTGPGLGQTGPDTYIAFDKDRNLMVATWNAPRTITDSLVDIYASYRFVDGGEWSAPVNLTDSPGMNENSHHMAPYVKSNGNGSYTAYVFYHYPAGYTGYYPDATYDTQPSVIYAAGYTFTATGVENESNPTGFVLSQNYPNPFNPSTSIKYTVGERANVTLKVFDMLGREVASLVNEVKEQGSYSVNFDAAKLASGTYVYKLTAGNFVETKKMVLLK, from the coding sequence ATGCTTAAAAGAACACTCTTTTTGCTTGCAAGCGTTACCTTGGTAATGTCACTTCAAGCCCAGAACAAGAGCGAATATAGCAAACACGCTCCGGTAAAAGTTGAACCCGCTGTTGAAACAACAGCATCAGTTCCCCTTACCGGTGGTGTGCCAACATGGGGTCCATCAGCACTCAACTGGGTAGCTGTTGACACCATGGGTAACACTTTCGGACCTGCAATCGGTGCATTGAATCCAATGGCATTCGATCCTTGGTCAGGTGCAATAATGCTGGTACACAGAGGAAGAGCAACCTATGGCACAACAAGCCAGTTGTTCTACAACTACTCAACAGACGGTGCAAACTGGACAAGAGTAACCCCTGCTATCAACTCCAGCGTTACACAGGCTGCAAGATATCCATCAATGACCTTCAACAACCCAACAAAGGGAAGTGCATTGACAGACTGTCTCGTAGCTTTCTCATGGCCACAGCTCAACCCATCAGCTTTTGGTGATGTAGGTGCTGGCGCAGATGAATCAGTAGGTGCAGGAAGCACAGTAGCCATCCTCGAAGTAGGCGTTGGCCGTACTTTCTCATCACAGGTTCCAACTTTCGCAAGTGATAATGCTCCATTGGTACTTTGGGCATCGGACAATCAGGTAGATGCAGCTTTAAAACTGTGGAAAACCGCTGATTTCCAGGCTGTTGATACCTTGACTCCTCCATCATGGGAGAGCGCTGCATTCGAAGAAGGCGGATCTGTAACATTAGGTGGAGCATCAAACAATGGTGTTCTTTACTATGGTGTTTTAGGTACACTTCCTCTTCAGACCCCGATCACCTCGGGTTGGGTACCTGCTTACTCAAAATCAACTGACAATGGCGCTACCTGGTCGACATTCAAAATTGCTGATTTCAGAAACATCCCTGCTCTTGCCAGATATGACAGAGTATATGATTACAAAAAAGGCGATGCATTTGTTTCCTATCAGGGTGACATGAATGTTGATAAAAACGGTTTCGTACACTTCCTGATCCAGGTAACCGATACAACTGTTGACAACAACAGCGGTTTGAACTCAGTAGTTGAAATCTTCGAAACAGCAAACGGCTGGGACGGAAAAGTTGTGTTTGAAGGAATTGGCGACAGCTCCTATACAAAACTTACAGGTCCTGGACTTGGTCAGACCGGTCCTGATACCTACATAGCATTCGATAAAGACAGAAATCTCATGGTTGCTACATGGAATGCTCCACGCACCATTACAGACAGTCTTGTTGACATCTATGCTTCCTACAGATTTGTAGATGGTGGCGAATGGTCAGCTCCTGTTAATCTTACAGACAGCCCTGGAATGAATGAAAATTCACATCACATGGCTCCATATGTAAAGAGCAATGGCAACGGTTCATACACTGCCTATGTATTCTATCACTACCCTGCAGGTTACACAGGATACTATCCTGACGCAACCTATGATACACAGCCATCAGTTATTTATGCTGCCGGATATACATTCACAGCAACAGGTGTTGAAAACGAATCGAACCCAACAGGATTTGTTCTTTCACAGAACTATCCTAACCCGTTCAATCCTTCAACATCAATCAAATACACCGTTGGTGAAAGAGCAAATGTTACCCTTAAGGTATTCGATATGCTCGGTAGAGAAGTAGCATCATTGGTAAATGAAGTAAAAGAACAAGGTTCATATTCTGTGAATTTTGACGCTGCAAAACTTGCTTCAGGTACATATGTATACAAACTTACCGCCGGAAACTTTGTAGAAACCAAGAAAATGGTTCTCCTCAAGTAA